gaaaatcacattttaaattttgaatgtgATATCTAAACCCATTTTAAACTGaatttttattaacatttataaCTTTCAAactaacaaattaatatatcaaatatctaactaatcttttttcttatcattttaACTTAtcttatgtctttttttttttttgatcacaAACTTATCTTATGTCTATCcactaaaataaattgataaaaactatCAAAATTCTCCTTAatgaacaatattgttttatgtttaatttatatgtcTAAGGTTCAATAATTAGTGTGATTTCTAAATCTACTTCAAGATCACAAACTATTTAACTACAACCCACGCTAGTGGCCTAGTCAGTACTATATTATCGTGTGTTCGGTGCTCCTAACCATATATAATTACTACTTGagtttaaacaaaataatgaatttGCAAATTCTTGTAAATTAAATGTTACGCTGTAGTGGCTCCTGGCactatttaaggaaaaaaaaatgtagatcaTACAAACTATCAGGaaactcaaaacaaaacttGAGAAAAATCACAAAAGTCAAAGTAAAATTGTAGACAACCTCACCGACGAAACTACCTAGCAGTAGATAACACAGCAGCCAAGAACACACTAAATCGTAATCCGGTTTCAAGTCCTAGAAAGAgtgatttattaaacaattatgtaGATTTACGGAAGAAAAACTTACAAGGGATCTTTAACATGGTGCAAATACATCTTGTAAGACGTGGATTTTCATAGGATGCCACATGTGATACAGTTAGGCGTAGATCTTCATAAGAcatgtagtattgtcggttgtcgaatcgtctatgtaatatttctcatatcataattgtaatattctAATAactcagcgttaaaaaaaaaatcttaatccGATAAATATGCATGAGTATTATAATTATGTAATTACTAAAAACTTCAAAGCTCCATCTAATGAtgcatttttttaatctaatgaTGCATTTGATGTAAAACGTTTTTCTGattgaatatattttacatttaagaaaaatctaaagaaAGTAGACAATTacgattattttaaaaatattatcatcacCAGTTTCTTGAGTTATTACACTATTTTTGATATAGATGTTCACGATATGTTTCCAGTAGGCAGTAGATAATATGTAACCACCAACCAAGAACATTGTCCTATTGCATATTTACACCTATAAACATTTGAGatctaaagaagagaaaaaaatacataattttctGCTAATTCAGCTGTATGAAAATTAACAACTATGAAAGTAACAGACAAGAAACAAAACGtaacaagaaaataaatcaagaacgTATTTGCTCGGTCACGCAGTATTCTCACGAGCAGCCAGAAAACGAAAATTCTACTTGCTAGGATAATGATGACGTACAGTTCTTGGATTGAACGATGCTCTGTTTTCAATACTCAATTTCCTAGCgaaatctttcttcttcatcgcGTATGAGGAAGATCCGCTCTTTTCCTTGATCGTTGGAACCAAGTACCAAGCAATACAGGTGAACATAATGGCAACAGATCTTCCAAAGAAAACCAATAAAACAAGAACCAATATCACAGTCACGGGCAAGAACCGGTTCGGTCTCGTGATCTTCTTCAGATTCTCGTTCAAAACGCAGTTCTGTTTCTCCTCTGTTTCAAGCTCTGTTTTCTTCGTTTCCTCGGTTTTTGATTCGTTGACCACTGTTTTGACTTTAGCAGCAGCAGGAGCAACATCTTTGGTCTTCTTTTGTTTATGAAGGTAAGATGATCTGATCACGACGGGGACACACTCGCCGGAGCTTGTGAACACGAATCGGACAAGAGGCGGGCCTCCAGAATCTAGCTTCTTGGAGTAGATGCTCTGCCTCTTCTGGTCGAGCTCTGAGAGAAGCTTAGAGAATTTGTCAAGTCCACGATTTGAAAAAGGGTTCTTGCTTGATTTTCTTGGCAAAGAACATGAAGATCTAAATGGGCTGGTCATTTCTTTTTTAGTTGATGATCCTTTGGTTTCTCTTATCTTGTGCTGTTCTTGCGAGATTAGGAGAGTTTCAATGGGTTTTTGTTTGCTTTATTTTTGGTTAGGAAGGATTTGATTTACAGACAAGAGAGACGACCTTGTTTGGTATTAATATACAagatttgtaataaaaaaaaattatatgtctTGACGCGGCAAGAATATTTGTTTAATGATAGGAAAGAAAAtcgtttctaaaatatttaaaaattggaTTAAAGGATTTGACGCGATCTGATGAAATGAAGCGTTATAACCGGGTTATAATTGGTCAAACCTCTTGGTCTCAgaatttttatattcttttaaaagatttttgatgAATAAGAAGTTTCTAGGATCAAAAGGTTACATCATCGCATATGTGTATTAAGTTGGTCAGTACTCAGTTGGTCTTGTTGATTGACTTTCTTGCGGCAGAAGCTAATAAAAAAGTCGTTTTCTCACAAATTTCCaaacggatagtaaaatatttttggtttccCCTCCTAACTATATTTTGGCTTCAGAAAAGCAAAATCTAAGACAAAATCTAACGGGAAGCTGTTTACAAAGTATTTATAATGGGATAGATATATAACAATATTTCGGCAACTTATTTGATGTATagatgtgatttttttttggttctgttTGATGAATATGCATTTGAAGGGAAGGTTTGTAGCCTAGAATTCTATATACTCcatccaatttaaaattttgaaaatgttttgaaagatatttcaaaaatataaactgttgacattttatatattaattttattatatattataaaaatatttagcaattggtaattttcatataaaccaTGTTAATTAAACGAGTTACAGCTGAAGCTTATGCCTTCAGTTCGAGTATCATTACCTGCCTAACCAcgatttaaatgaatttaatcATCTACACGTACCCGGATGTAATGTCTTGTGTGATTAGTTTTTGAGTAGAAAGTCTTTGAAAtccatatatgattatataataaaaaataataatgttttacaaatttattgttTGTTAAATTATTACTACTATTCACATGTATCATTTTAGTTAATGTTCTTGATCATTTAATGTGCATGTGATAATAAGATATTATTTTGTTCACTAagtacatttttttgtttaatatcaAGCGCAGCCACTCCGtgtttagaccatctccaatggcttAATCtgttttttactctaaaatagaataactctataatagagtttgaatttgctccaatggtactctattttagagtagaaaatagagtgatgaacaaaaaaaaataagttactctatatttggagtaaacctattttcactctattatagagtgagaaatagagtaccattggagcatttttactttaaattctattttagagcGAAAAATAGAGTAGGGTTGGAAATGCTCTTAATGATAACGACATTAGTTAACCTCATTTAATGAGAAATGAATAAGGTTGCTGCTGCTCCTATCCTGATATTAGTTGTTGCGGACTACATcccaattttgtttttgaatataAGGAGATTCATAGCCAAATTCTGTAATTTTTCACAGTCCAAAATTACaacatttatattagttttgttttatcgGTTACTCGAACTATGGACCACTGAAACAATGACTATGATCCTTTATAGATGAGACAAATAGATACTGACcacattacttttttttctttctttctgtatGCAAGGTAATTTTAGTTTaatgatatatacattttagattttaaaatatgtactaTAATTTAGTGTTCacatatactaaaaatataataatttttattataaatacactattttgtgaaatttaacaaaaatttgGCAAAAGTCAatatacaaatttaataaatctgTATAATTTTGAGTTCataatttattataacaaaaGATGCATGAAGATGTAAAGTGATATTTTTGATATTCTCAAAAATATCAATCTTTTGGAAATATAgttgatattaaatttttacAGGTAAAATAATGTTATACTAGGTAGTAATCCGCGCTTTGCGCGGGATTAGATATCTAAAAATATGTTGAttgtatatattatgattatgtatatataaggtGTAGCTTTAGTAAACGGTGCAAAAAATATAAAGGTATGATTCAGTTAACTATGATGTTACGACTATGTGAGTATACGTGAGTAATATCATTAACCGAAGTTTATGAGTCGGGTATAGTTTGACTTGATGTTGATATAGATGTTAACTACTTGGCAACCAATGTGattatacatgttttttttttataaattgaagtCTAGAACTCGTCTTTCTGTTaataaactatgaaataataGGTCAAAACATcgaaatttgtttattttcgtagattaatctaaatgcaaaatGAAACCATAACAATatggaataaataaataatagtgttcctgatttataaaaaaaacaataaaatatcataaaagtAATTGAAGGTTATTCGACCTTTAAAAAAcataatcccttatatattaaaggagaagcacTTAAAATTTTTTCCTTAAAAGTCTAATCTGACGTGGCTTCATGAGAGGTCTCTATTTACAAAAATGCATgctgaattattttaaaaagatttttaaccTTCGCGCTTTATTGACATAGTTTGCAAGTAACACATTTGTAATTTATTTCAAGTATGTATATACTGAATTATTTCTGATTATTTTATACAACTTATCCCACGATCGCTACCATTATGAAATGCCTCTAACATGATGTTCAGACGACATACATTTATGAAAAACATCTTGTAAGACCGTGCATACCTTTATATACCGCCATATTACGTACTGTTATATTGTTTGTAAACCGAGATGCAAGATCACACCCCGAATGACAATGTGTAGCATCATTGAAGAAAATAGTattgaaatttaaatcaaatatgaATAATAGAaagatatatcatatatattaataggaAACAACAGAGAATAGAGATGTCAACAGCTACTTATAACTTAATTTAgattatcccctatatattaaagatGGCATGAAATGGGTAAATGTATATGTGTCGGATAAGTAGGGTGGACTTGTGTAGTTTCTGGGGTAGGTGGAGTTGAGTCTTTGAGATTTGCGAAGGGGAATTGGTCTTCTACAAAGGTAACATGTCGTGAGGTGAATACTCTTCCCGTTGGTTCGTGTAGACAGTAATACGCACTCTGCGTCGTAGAGTAACCGCGAAAGATACATGGTTTAGGCCTATCTTCGAGCTTGTGACTGGTGTATGGTCTTAACCAGGACGGTACGCAAGTTGAAGCCACGATGTATTTCCCGGTGGCCGTCGATGAGCTCTGGTTCTACTATTGCAGGTGCTACAAAGAGGTCCGGTTTGAGGCTCTGGTATGAATGGTTGCACCCATATTCTTCGCGGCAGTTCAGGAAGGTGCTGCCATGGCTAAGCTGCCACGACAAACTTCTTCATGCTTTGGCAGAGAGCTAATTCGATATGCCTCTTACGTAGTCTTCCAAAACCAACACATCACGTACGCTTGTAAAATTGAAGAACCAACATAAAGTGGAGAAGAAAATTTTGTGTGTTACGTGAATGTTAATTTTGAGAAAGGTAAGAATAATTAAGGTAAGTTTTGTTTGCATTTAAAGCTTGCGTTTTTTAACAAACGCTCTCCAAGTGACACGTATGCATTTTTGTAAATAGATACCTCTCATGAAGCCACGTCAGATTAGACTTTTAAGGAAATTTTTTTAAGTGTTTttcctttaatatataggagatttttagaaaatatagagtaattgAAGTtagtagaaatataaaaatgtaaattttctaTCACCTAAAGTATAAACAGTTACAATTTCCATAACAGTTTTTGGATAACTATATCTCGTAAGTGGTATTATTGCAGAGCACATCAGAGTAAATGAGAGGATATATTTACAAGTAAAATGCTTAGTAATTATATGGCTATGTGTATTGTCATGCAGATATAAATTCATGTTTTAGATCTTATTTGAATATTTCAAAGGTGAGGTACATGTGTTTTTAAGATTAAtcta
The nucleotide sequence above comes from Brassica napus cultivar Da-Ae chromosome A9, Da-Ae, whole genome shotgun sequence. Encoded proteins:
- the LOC106434972 gene encoding uncharacterized protein LOC106434972 — its product is MTSPFRSSCSLPRKSSKNPFSNRGLDKFSKLLSELDQKRQSIYSKKLDSGGPPLVRFVFTSSGECVPVVIRSSYLHKQKKTKDVAPAAAKVKTVVNESKTEETKKTELETEEKQNCVLNENLKKITRPNRFLPVTVILVLVLLVFFGRSVAIMFTCIAWYLVPTIKEKSGSSSYAMKKKDFARKLSIENRASFNPRTVRHHYPSK